The following proteins come from a genomic window of unidentified bacterial endosymbiont:
- the lpxD gene encoding UDP-3-O-(3-hydroxymyristoyl)glucosamine N-acyltransferase, whose amino-acid sequence MSHRYLLGELAQQVGATVAGDGQVVIRAVAAIQSAKTGDITFLSDRRYRQHLVECQASAVILTAADRPYWPGSALLTTDPYLCYARVAQQLDTTPKPKPTIANTAVIAPDVVLGNNVTIGDYVVIEAGVQIGEGAIIGSQTVIGQQVHLGAHTRLWPHVTLYHGVSIGHHCSIHSGAVIGSDGFGFANHQGEWVKIPQLGGVSIGDRVEIGACTTIDRGTLDSTRLGDGVIIDNHCHIAHNVVIGAHTAVAGGVVMAGAVKIGRYCKIGGASVLNGGIEICDHAAVTGMSMVMRSITEPGIYSSGLPAQPNATWRKSAAHLLKIETLHQRLKALEQRVKQYDT is encoded by the coding sequence ATGAGCCATCGCTATCTGTTGGGTGAATTGGCACAGCAGGTGGGTGCTACTGTAGCGGGTGACGGTCAGGTGGTCATTAGAGCTGTAGCCGCTATTCAATCAGCCAAAACTGGTGATATCACCTTTCTGTCTGATCGGCGCTACCGACAACACCTGGTCGAGTGCCAGGCTAGTGCCGTCATTCTCACCGCTGCCGACCGCCCCTATTGGCCAGGCAGTGCTTTGCTAACGACGGATCCCTATCTCTGTTATGCGCGGGTTGCACAACAGCTAGATACCACCCCCAAGCCAAAACCAACGATTGCCAATACTGCAGTGATTGCTCCTGATGTGGTGTTGGGAAACAATGTCACCATTGGGGATTACGTCGTCATTGAAGCTGGGGTACAGATTGGAGAGGGGGCCATCATTGGATCACAGACCGTGATTGGTCAACAGGTGCATCTAGGTGCTCATACCCGGTTGTGGCCGCATGTGACCTTATACCATGGGGTTTCTATTGGTCACCACTGTTCCATTCACTCAGGAGCGGTGATTGGTAGCGATGGCTTTGGTTTTGCTAATCATCAAGGGGAATGGGTTAAAATTCCGCAGTTAGGAGGGGTTTCTATTGGCGACCGGGTTGAAATAGGGGCCTGTACCACGATCGACCGGGGTACTTTAGACAGTACCAGGCTGGGTGATGGGGTGATCATCGATAACCATTGTCATATTGCCCATAATGTGGTGATTGGGGCGCACACGGCAGTAGCTGGGGGGGTCGTTATGGCAGGTGCCGTTAAGATCGGGCGGTACTGTAAGATTGGTGGTGCCAGCGTATTGAATGGCGGTATAGAGATTTGTGATCATGCAGCCGTGACCGGCATGTCTATGGTGATGCGCTCTATTACGGAGCCGGGTATTTATTCATCAGGTCTCCCCGCACAACCCAATGCCACTTGGCGGAAATCTGCAGCGCATCTGTTAAAGATTGAGACGTTACATCAGCGCTTAAAAGCATTGGAACAGAGGGTCAAACAGTACGACACTTAA
- a CDS encoding OmpH family outer membrane protein, which translates to MKKKFLAVSMACLLSLAAETGAADKIAFIDLTQMVEQLPQQQEVVRQLQAEFNSRASELQSIERRAVEKLKKLERDSAIMKASERMALEKEIAGLREQFTSKAQHYEQERQQRQLAAQDKLMQQIRQVAQRLAKQQGYSVVLDASVVIDAGSAKDLTKEVIGVLKK; encoded by the coding sequence TTGAAAAAGAAGTTTTTGGCAGTCAGTATGGCTTGCCTGTTGTCGCTAGCAGCTGAAACAGGGGCCGCCGATAAAATAGCCTTTATTGATCTCACTCAGATGGTTGAACAGCTGCCGCAGCAGCAGGAGGTTGTCCGTCAGCTGCAAGCTGAATTCAATAGCCGGGCCTCGGAGCTACAGTCGATAGAGCGTCGTGCGGTTGAAAAGCTTAAAAAACTAGAGCGGGATTCCGCTATCATGAAAGCCAGTGAACGGATGGCACTAGAAAAAGAGATCGCCGGACTACGCGAACAATTTACTAGCAAAGCACAACATTATGAGCAAGAGCGGCAGCAACGCCAGTTGGCAGCGCAGGATAAACTCATGCAGCAGATCCGCCAGGTTGCCCAGCGCTTGGCCAAGCAGCAGGGGTATAGTGTGGTGCTGGATGCCAGTGTCGTGATTGATGCCGGCAGCGCGAAAGATCTCACCAAAGAGGTGATTGGGGTCCTCAAAAAATGA
- the bamA gene encoding outer membrane protein assembly factor BamA → MVIKKLIMASLLLGGVATCNADDFVVKNIQFKGLQRVTPGAALLSMPITVGDTVTAKAVGATIHALFASGHYEAIQIAREGNQLLITVQERPTIVEITFSGNKTVSKEHLKKHLELLAVRVGESLDRNQLTNLEHALEELYYGMGQFSAKVKAEITELPRNRVDLKLIFTEGIAAKIQQINIIGNRAFSIAQLRSDFSSQDQLPWWNILGDRRYQKQKLAGDLEQLRSFYLDRGYARFEIDSTQVNLTPDKKSTYITVNVTEGLPYTLVGVELLGNLAGHEAELKRLVTIKPNTRYNHSKITDLEEQIKSLLGRRGYAYPTIHHQPEIDDKTQTVQLHLQVEAGHRFTVRRIQLVGNTLTKDEVLRREMRQMEGGWFSSEQIELSKVRLNRLGYFESVEVELTIVPEHPDQVDITYRVKERNAGSIRAGASFGTDSGLGFNVNFQQDNVLGTGKSLVVEGDKSRSSSSLLLGVTEPYLTVDGVSLGGTLYYNDFRADKAHLTSYTKKSHGLSSLLTFPISETSQLFGGISYENTRLDHLKPQLGLQKYLTAIGQPNGFGKTAGFSVKDFPLTVGWRLNSFDRGYFPASGSRVELEGKLTSFASDNTFYKLNLTAVRYWPFDQQQHWILQMRGGIGYANGLGKKPLPFYEKLHSDFNALRGFESNSMGPRAIYLENGRCKLSEDGAGGNALMTASVSLIFPTPLLSEKYRHAVRTAWFMDAGSLWDTHWRSSDLVGKTWIGQVYPHSIPNYADAKRLRVSTGVSLQWLSPLGPLTFSYAVPIKRYPGDKKEAFQFSIGAEF, encoded by the coding sequence ATGGTAATTAAAAAACTGATCATGGCGTCGTTGTTACTCGGTGGGGTAGCAACCTGCAACGCCGATGATTTTGTAGTAAAAAATATTCAATTTAAGGGGCTGCAACGAGTCACCCCGGGTGCGGCACTACTCAGCATGCCAATCACTGTCGGGGATACCGTGACGGCTAAAGCAGTTGGCGCGACTATCCATGCCCTGTTTGCAAGTGGTCACTACGAAGCCATACAAATTGCTAGAGAGGGCAATCAATTACTGATTACCGTGCAAGAGCGACCAACCATTGTAGAGATTACTTTTAGCGGTAATAAAACGGTTTCCAAAGAGCATTTAAAGAAGCACCTAGAACTATTGGCTGTTCGGGTGGGTGAATCGCTTGATCGAAATCAGTTAACTAATCTCGAACACGCTTTAGAGGAACTCTATTATGGGATGGGTCAATTCAGTGCCAAAGTCAAGGCTGAGATAACAGAACTACCGCGTAATCGAGTCGATCTAAAATTAATTTTTACTGAAGGCATTGCTGCAAAGATCCAGCAGATTAATATCATCGGTAACCGGGCATTCTCTATAGCACAGCTGCGGTCAGACTTTTCATCACAGGATCAGCTCCCTTGGTGGAATATCCTGGGTGATCGACGCTATCAAAAACAGAAGTTGGCCGGTGATCTGGAACAACTGCGCAGCTTTTACCTTGATCGAGGCTATGCGCGCTTTGAGATCGATTCTACACAAGTGAACTTAACGCCAGACAAAAAATCTACTTATATCACCGTGAATGTGACTGAAGGCCTCCCCTACACACTAGTGGGTGTTGAGCTATTGGGTAACTTAGCCGGGCATGAAGCCGAGTTGAAACGTTTAGTAACGATTAAACCAAATACCCGCTACAATCACTCTAAAATAACGGATCTTGAAGAGCAGATTAAATCACTGCTGGGGCGCCGTGGTTATGCCTATCCGACCATTCATCATCAACCCGAAATCGATGATAAAACGCAGACTGTTCAGTTGCACCTTCAGGTGGAGGCTGGGCACCGATTCACGGTCCGCCGTATTCAATTAGTAGGTAATACACTGACGAAAGATGAAGTCTTACGTCGTGAAATGCGGCAAATGGAGGGAGGATGGTTCAGTAGTGAACAGATTGAGCTCAGTAAAGTACGCTTAAACCGGCTGGGCTATTTTGAAAGTGTTGAAGTTGAACTCACCATTGTTCCGGAGCACCCTGATCAAGTCGATATCACTTATCGGGTTAAAGAGCGGAATGCCGGTAGTATTCGTGCAGGCGCTAGCTTTGGTACTGATAGTGGCTTGGGGTTTAATGTTAACTTTCAACAGGACAATGTGTTAGGGACCGGGAAGTCTTTGGTGGTTGAGGGTGACAAAAGTCGCTCATCGTCATCATTATTACTAGGCGTGACTGAACCCTACTTGACAGTCGATGGCGTCAGCCTCGGAGGCACCCTTTATTATAATGATTTTAGAGCTGATAAAGCCCATTTGACGAGCTATACCAAAAAGAGTCATGGTTTAAGTAGCCTCTTAACTTTTCCTATCAGTGAAACGAGTCAATTATTTGGGGGGATAAGTTATGAAAACACCCGGCTTGATCATCTAAAACCACAACTGGGGCTCCAGAAGTATTTAACCGCCATCGGCCAACCGAATGGTTTCGGGAAGACTGCCGGTTTTTCTGTGAAAGACTTTCCACTCACTGTTGGCTGGAGGCTGAATAGTTTTGATCGGGGTTATTTCCCTGCCTCGGGTTCACGGGTTGAACTAGAGGGGAAACTCACAAGTTTTGCTTCAGATAATACCTTTTATAAACTGAATCTCACTGCTGTTCGGTACTGGCCCTTTGATCAACAACAGCACTGGATTTTACAAATGCGGGGTGGGATTGGCTATGCCAATGGCCTTGGAAAGAAACCATTGCCTTTTTATGAGAAACTGCATAGCGATTTTAATGCACTACGTGGTTTCGAAAGCAATAGTATGGGGCCTCGGGCCATCTATTTAGAGAATGGCCGCTGTAAGCTGTCTGAAGATGGTGCCGGTGGCAATGCCTTAATGACCGCTAGCGTATCGCTTATTTTCCCTACACCGTTACTGAGTGAGAAATACCGCCATGCCGTACGGACTGCCTGGTTTATGGATGCTGGGAGCCTTTGGGATACCCACTGGCGTTCTAGTGATTTAGTGGGTAAAACCTGGATCGGTCAGGTGTATCCCCACTCGATTCCTAATTATGCTGATGCAAAACGGCTACGGGTTTCCACCGGTGTGTCGCTACAATGGTTATCACCCTTAGGGCCGCTCACGTTTTCCTATGCCGTGCCGATAAAACGGTACCCTGGGGATAAAAAAGAGGCTTTTCAGTTTTCTATCGGTGCTGAATTTTAA
- the rseP gene encoding sigma E protease regulator RseP, whose amino-acid sequence MNALIGNLLAFLGTLGLLVAIHETGHFLAARLCGVKVERFALGFGPALWRRVDRRGTEFVIAAIPLGGYVKMLDERVQPVAAACRDQAFNHRPIWQRSVIITAGPLANFLLAFLAYWWIFLWGRPVLPPVIGTVLPQSVASFAGMLPGMQITAVGGLETPDWETVHFRLAAQRHQAQITVTVQPMQGGPLEQQQLVLQLGQVDWQPQSSVESLGIIPEQPQVLPIITRIEPQSAAEQATLQVGDRIVRVAGQPLLQWQQLVTQIRAHPQQSLSLEIERADQLLAITLTPQAQRLSNGQTVGYAGLAPKLLSIAADAWKQQRYGGLAAFVQAGKKTWQMSRLTLSLTGQLLTGSVGLKQLSGPIAIAKGAGTAVASGLVCFLGFIALISINLGIVNLLPLPVLDGGHMVFLLLEALHGRPVSERFQEISYRVGVLLLMVLTGVALFNDVMRS is encoded by the coding sequence ATCAACGCGCTTATTGGGAACCTATTGGCCTTTTTGGGCACACTGGGTCTGCTAGTCGCTATTCATGAGACGGGCCATTTTTTAGCAGCCAGGCTGTGTGGCGTTAAAGTAGAGCGATTTGCACTCGGTTTTGGTCCAGCCCTATGGCGCCGAGTTGATCGTCGGGGAACAGAATTTGTGATAGCTGCTATCCCTTTGGGTGGCTACGTGAAGATGCTGGATGAACGGGTACAACCGGTGGCAGCCGCCTGCCGGGATCAAGCTTTCAATCATCGGCCGATTTGGCAACGTTCGGTCATTATTACTGCAGGGCCGTTGGCCAATTTCCTATTAGCCTTTTTGGCCTATTGGTGGATTTTTTTATGGGGGCGCCCGGTGTTACCACCCGTTATAGGGACTGTGCTGCCACAGTCGGTCGCTTCATTCGCCGGGATGCTGCCTGGAATGCAGATCACCGCGGTGGGCGGCTTGGAAACGCCTGATTGGGAAACAGTTCACTTCAGGTTAGCAGCACAACGTCATCAAGCGCAGATCACGGTGACTGTGCAGCCAATGCAGGGTGGCCCGCTTGAACAACAACAGCTGGTGTTACAGCTTGGGCAGGTCGATTGGCAGCCACAGAGCAGTGTGGAGTCCTTAGGGATTATCCCTGAGCAACCCCAGGTGCTGCCGATCATCACGAGGATTGAGCCGCAATCGGCAGCTGAGCAGGCAACTTTGCAGGTGGGTGATCGTATTGTACGCGTTGCGGGGCAGCCGCTACTCCAGTGGCAGCAATTGGTCACACAGATACGCGCTCATCCACAGCAGTCACTATCCCTAGAGATTGAGCGAGCCGATCAGTTACTGGCTATCACGCTGACGCCGCAAGCGCAGCGTTTGTCCAACGGCCAAACGGTCGGCTACGCAGGCCTAGCCCCTAAGCTCCTGTCGATAGCCGCTGATGCCTGGAAGCAGCAGCGTTATGGCGGGCTTGCGGCCTTTGTGCAAGCTGGCAAGAAAACCTGGCAGATGAGCCGATTAACGCTGTCACTGACCGGTCAGTTATTGACTGGGAGCGTCGGCTTAAAGCAGTTGAGTGGGCCGATTGCCATCGCCAAAGGGGCGGGCACTGCTGTCGCTTCAGGTTTGGTGTGCTTTTTAGGCTTTATAGCGTTGATCTCGATTAACTTGGGTATTGTGAATCTATTGCCATTGCCGGTACTAGATGGCGGCCATATGGTATTCTTGCTGCTTGAGGCGCTCCATGGCCGTCCAGTTTCGGAGCGCTTCCAAGAGATCAGCTATCGGGTGGGCGTATTGCTACTAATGGTGTTAACGGGGGTTGCGCTATTTAATGATGTCATGCGCAGCTGA
- a CDS encoding phosphatidate cytidylyltransferase: MLQQRLITILIAVPLLLLALFQLPVRGFMLLVFGICLLAAWEWGPLAGFNTPKQRSQVVILLALLLVGSLIALPLTTAISQHPVVRLILGGGVIWWLLALHAILRYPQPSATWMASRGWRLLIGMSTLIPFFWGLLVLRLSVTAVEGHEGAWWLLYALLLVWSVDIGGYIVGRLLGQHALLPLVSPGKTWEGLWGGLLLALFTAYGLLSYGPLPKASPLLWMLSALLVALSAVVGDLTESMFKRTVGVKESGQLIPGHGGILDRIDSLTAAIPIFACLRLWLLTGSH, encoded by the coding sequence GTGTTGCAGCAGCGTTTGATCACTATCCTTATCGCCGTGCCGCTCCTCTTACTGGCCCTGTTTCAATTACCCGTGCGGGGTTTTATGCTGCTAGTATTCGGGATTTGCTTGCTGGCGGCGTGGGAGTGGGGGCCGTTAGCCGGTTTTAACACGCCGAAGCAGCGAAGTCAGGTCGTTATCCTGTTGGCGCTATTGCTAGTAGGATCATTGATAGCTCTCCCTTTAACCACAGCAATCAGTCAACACCCGGTGGTGCGGTTGATTTTAGGTGGTGGGGTGATCTGGTGGTTGCTGGCTCTGCACGCTATTCTCCGTTATCCGCAGCCATCAGCCACTTGGATGGCCTCAAGGGGTTGGCGTCTACTGATTGGCATGAGCACCCTGATCCCCTTTTTTTGGGGTCTATTGGTACTGCGTCTCTCTGTCACCGCAGTAGAGGGCCATGAAGGAGCTTGGTGGTTACTCTATGCGCTACTGCTGGTCTGGAGCGTTGATATTGGTGGCTATATTGTAGGTCGACTCCTTGGACAACACGCTCTGCTGCCGCTAGTCTCTCCTGGAAAGACCTGGGAGGGTTTGTGGGGAGGATTACTACTGGCACTCTTCACAGCCTATGGCTTATTAAGCTATGGGCCGCTCCCCAAGGCCTCGCCGCTGCTCTGGATGCTGAGTGCACTGCTCGTCGCCTTGAGTGCCGTGGTCGGTGATCTCACAGAAAGTATGTTTAAGCGCACTGTGGGGGTGAAGGAGAGTGGTCAATTAATTCCCGGGCACGGGGGAATTTTAGATAGAATAGATAGTCTAACCGCCGCAATCCCTATTTTTGCCTGTCTGCGGTTATGGCTGTTGACAGGATCGCATTAA
- the uppS gene encoding polyprenyl diphosphate synthase, whose product MVSSTEQGQALPGISPSVPVHLPRHVAIIMDGNGRWAKRQGKSRIAGHRAGIKAVHRAIRFAIDQGLMALTLYAFSRENWQRPDQEVTALLALFFQVLESQLVYLNRYNVRLQIIGDTQAFSPSLQAQIKRAEAATADKQGLRLTVAANYSGRWDIVQAVNRVAQRVQQGVCSLEQIDEPLVASHLCLSDLPAVDLVIRTSGEYRLSNFLLWQMAYAELYFTDQLWPDFDGQTFQLALEAFMQRERRFGTVGANDLCPMEH is encoded by the coding sequence ATGGTGTCTAGCACCGAGCAAGGGCAGGCTCTCCCAGGCATCTCACCTTCTGTACCCGTTCATTTGCCTCGCCATGTGGCGATTATTATGGATGGCAATGGCCGTTGGGCGAAGCGCCAGGGGAAATCTCGGATTGCTGGTCATCGTGCCGGTATTAAGGCCGTGCATCGTGCCATCCGTTTCGCTATCGATCAAGGGCTGATGGCCTTAACGCTGTATGCGTTTAGCCGTGAGAATTGGCAGCGCCCTGATCAAGAAGTGACGGCCCTACTCGCCCTGTTTTTCCAAGTTTTGGAGAGCCAACTGGTTTACTTAAATCGCTATAACGTGCGGTTGCAGATTATTGGCGATACCCAGGCATTTAGTCCCTCTTTGCAGGCGCAAATTAAGCGAGCAGAAGCTGCTACAGCTGACAAACAGGGATTAAGGTTAACGGTGGCTGCTAATTACAGTGGCCGCTGGGATATTGTGCAAGCAGTGAACCGAGTAGCGCAGCGGGTACAGCAAGGGGTGTGTAGCCTTGAGCAGATTGATGAGCCCTTGGTTGCTAGCCATCTCTGTCTCAGTGATCTGCCAGCAGTTGATTTAGTGATCCGCACCAGTGGAGAGTACCGCCTGAGCAACTTTTTACTCTGGCAAATGGCCTATGCAGAACTCTATTTTACCGATCAATTATGGCCAGATTTTGATGGCCAGACTTTCCAACTGGCACTAGAGGCCTTTATGCAGCGTGAGCGGCGTTTTGGCACTGTTGGTGCCAACGACTTGTGTCCTATGGAGCATTAA
- a CDS encoding IS1 family transposase, giving the protein MLSHVFGPRSIEILRRSLCLLKKFSIGRFTTDGWPGYQRMISQRQPWIGKIFTQRIKRHNLTLRTRIKRLARRTICFSNY; this is encoded by the coding sequence ATACTGTCTCACGTTTTTGGTCCCAGGAGTATTGAGATCTTACGACGGTCGCTATGCCTGCTGAAAAAATTTTCGATAGGAAGGTTCACCACCGATGGCTGGCCAGGGTATCAGCGGATGATTTCTCAACGACAACCTTGGATTGGAAAAATTTTCACTCAACGGATTAAACGTCACAACTTGACGCTGCGAACACGCATCAAGCGTCTTGCGAGACGCACTATTTGCTTTTCCAACTATTGA
- a CDS encoding IS1/IS1595 family N-terminal zinc-binding domain-containing protein has translation MQVKCRYCRQERVVKNGKAPNGSQRFYYQGCQRSFPVKYH, from the coding sequence ATCCAAGTTAAGTGTCGTTATTGTCGTCAAGAGAGGGTAGTCAAAAATGGTAAAGCTCCCAATGGGTCACAACGCTTCTACTATCAAGGCTGCCAGCGCTCCTTCCCAGTCAAGTATCACTAG
- a CDS encoding ankyrin repeat domain-containing protein gives MGGTARHGHTEIVGRLIENGAKVDLQNSQNESPLFWAARHGHTEIVVRLIENGAKVDLQNSQNESPLFWADQLGYTEIVVRLIDNSRIVNQLIGSITLEGLWGERNSLPKDMMREISYYLTTCDKKKLISASLNPAKIG, from the coding sequence CTGGGCGGCACGGCACGGCACGGCCATACAGAGATTGTCGGTCGCTTAATAGAGAATGGTGCCAAGGTTGATCTCCAGAATTCTCAGAATGAATCTCCCCTATTCTGGGCGGCACGGCACGGCCATACAGAGATTGTCGTTCGCTTAATAGAGAATGGTGCCAAGGTTGATCTCCAGAATTCTCAGAATGAATCTCCCCTATTCTGGGCGGATCAGCTCGGCTATACAGAGATTGTCGTTCGCTTAATAGATAATTCAAGGATTGTTAATCAGTTAATAGGATCAATAACACTGGAAGGATTATGGGGAGAAAGAAATAGCTTGCCTAAGGATATGATGAGGGAAATTAGTTATTATTTAACAACATGTGATAAAAAAAAATTGATATCAGCATCCTTGAACCCTGCAAAAATTGGGTAG
- a CDS encoding ankyrin repeat domain-containing protein translates to MNGLNEQLFNFNAIRSGDIEIIDRLIENGANVNLQNSQNESPLFWAARHGYTEIVGRLIEQGANVNLQNSQGESPLFWAARHRHTEIVDRLIEQGANVNLQNSQGESPLFLAAWHRHTEIVDRLIEQGANVNLQNSQGESPLFLAARHRHTEIVDRLIEQGANVNLQNSQGESPLFWAARCRHTEIVDRLIEKRANVNLQNSQGESPLFWAARYGYTETVDRLTEQGANVNLQNSQDESPLFWAARHGYTEIVDRLIEQGANVNLQNSQDESPLFWAARNRHTEIVDRLIEQGANVNLQNSQGEFPLFWAAWYGHKEIVGRLIEQGANVNLQNSQDESPLFWAAQNRHTEIVDRLIEQGANVNLQNSQGESPLFWAARYGCTEIVDRLIEQGANVNLQNSQDESPLFWAARNHHTEIVGRLIEQGANVNLQNSQDESPLFWAARHRHTEIVGRLIEQGANVNLQNSQGEFPLFWAALHGHKEIVDRLIEQGANVNLQNSQGESPLFWAAQHGYTEIVDRLIEQGANVNLQNSQGESPLFLAAWHRHTEIVDRLIEQGANVNLQNSQGELLILPPFFRHREEKP, encoded by the coding sequence ATGAATGGACTCAATGAACAACTTTTCAATTTCAATGCTATTCGGAGCGGCGATATAGAAATTATCGATCGCTTAATAGAGAACGGGGCTAACGTTAATCTCCAGAATTCTCAGAATGAATCTCCTCTGTTCTGGGCGGCACGGCACGGCTATACAGAGATTGTCGGTCGCTTAATAGAGCAGGGAGCTAACGTTAATCTCCAGAATTCTCAGGGTGAATCTCCCCTGTTCTGGGCGGCACGGCACCGCCATACAGAGATTGTCGATCGCTTAATAGAGCAGGGAGCTAACGTTAATCTCCAGAATTCTCAGGGTGAATCTCCCCTGTTCTTGGCGGCATGGCACCGCCATACAGAGATTGTCGATCGCTTAATAGAGCAGGGAGCTAACGTTAATCTCCAGAATTCTCAGGGTGAATCTCCCCTGTTCTTGGCGGCACGGCACCGCCATACAGAGATTGTCGATCGCTTAATAGAGCAGGGAGCTAACGTTAATCTCCAGAATTCTCAGGGTGAATCTCCCCTGTTCTGGGCGGCACGGTGCCGCCATACAGAGATTGTCGATCGCTTAATAGAGAAGAGAGCTAACGTTAATCTCCAGAATTCTCAGGGTGAATCTCCCCTGTTCTGGGCGGCACGGTACGGCTATACAGAGACTGTCGATCGCTTAACAGAGCAGGGAGCTAACGTTAATCTCCAGAATTCTCAGGATGAATCTCCCCTGTTCTGGGCGGCACGGCACGGCTATACAGAGATTGTCGATCGCTTAATAGAGCAGGGAGCTAACGTTAATCTCCAGAATTCTCAGGATGAATCTCCCTTGTTCTGGGCGGCACGGAACCGCCATACAGAGATTGTCGATCGCTTAATAGAGCAGGGAGCTAACGTTAATCTCCAGAATTCTCAGGGTGAATTTCCCCTGTTCTGGGCGGCATGGTACGGCCATAAAGAGATTGTCGGTCGCTTGATAGAGCAGGGAGCTAACGTTAATCTCCAGAATTCTCAAGATGAATCTCCCTTGTTCTGGGCGGCACAGAACCGCCATACAGAGATTGTCGATCGCTTAATAGAGCAGGGAGCTAACGTTAATCTCCAGAATTCTCAGGGTGAATCCCCCCTGTTCTGGGCGGCACGGTACGGCTGTACAGAGATTGTCGATCGCTTAATAGAGCAGGGAGCTAACGTTAATCTCCAGAATTCTCAGGATGAATCTCCCCTGTTCTGGGCGGCACGGAACCACCATACAGAGATTGTCGGTCGCTTAATAGAGCAGGGAGCTAACGTTAATCTCCAGAATTCTCAGGATGAATCTCCCCTGTTCTGGGCGGCACGGCACCGCCATACAGAGATTGTCGGTCGCTTAATAGAGCAGGGAGCTAACGTTAATCTCCAGAATTCTCAGGGTGAATTTCCCCTGTTCTGGGCGGCACTGCACGGCCATAAAGAGATTGTCGATCGCTTAATAGAGCAGGGAGCTAACGTTAATCTCCAGAATTCTCAGGGTGAATCTCCCCTGTTCTGGGCGGCACAGCACGGCTATACAGAGATTGTCGATCGCTTAATAGAGCAGGGAGCTAACGTTAATCTCCAGAATTCTCAGGGTGAATCTCCCCTGTTCTTGGCGGCATGGCACCGCCATACAGAGATTGTCGATCGCTTAATAGAGCAGGGAGCTAACGTTAATCTCCAGAATTCTCAGGGTGAACTCCTGATCTTGCCACCTTTTTTTAGACACAGAGAAGAGAAACCTTAA